In the Adlercreutzia equolifaciens DSM 19450 genome, one interval contains:
- a CDS encoding DUF1292 domain-containing protein: protein MVREGSAPNFCPPTEEGITITLVDEKGEQVELEFLGLVLKGESSFGFFFPVDDEHPAMSSGEVVVLEVTEVDEDGQPCSFELVDDEVIAAEAYADFQEAAKDLYDFA, encoded by the coding sequence ATGGTTCGTGAAGGTTCGGCCCCCAACTTTTGTCCGCCTACCGAGGAGGGCATCACCATTACGCTCGTCGACGAGAAGGGCGAGCAGGTGGAACTGGAGTTCCTCGGGCTCGTGCTGAAGGGAGAGAGCTCGTTCGGGTTCTTCTTCCCGGTGGACGATGAGCATCCGGCCATGTCTTCCGGCGAGGTGGTGGTGCTGGAAGTGACCGAGGTCGACGAGGACGGTCAGCCCTGCTCCTTCGAGCTGGTGGACGACGAGGTCATCGCCGCCGAGGCCTACGCGGACTTCCAGGAAGCCGCCAAGGACCTGTACGACTTCGCCTAA
- a CDS encoding ABC transporter substrate-binding protein, with amino-acid sequence MKKFVLCAAAAALALALVGCGQQEGEAPAADAPQQEQQTSGAPAAEATASGPVTFTDDMGSEVTVDDPQRVVACMGSFANAWELAGGTLVGVSDDALTAAGWTIESPDVATVGDFTAVNLEAIMALNPDFVIMTSGTGGRGGDSSQVDLRDALVGAGIPVAYFEVTTFDDYERLMRTFTDITGRADLYEQNVAKVAEAIDGIVGAVPAENPPTALLLTTFSGGTRVQSSGTQTGAMMADLGVNNLADENKSLLKDFSLEAVIEMDPDFIFVIPMGNDTEAAMRNLEEATAANPAWGSLSAVQNGRYITLDPTLYLAKPNAQWGAAYQGLFDNLYGQN; translated from the coding sequence TTGAAGAAGTTTGTCCTGTGCGCTGCTGCGGCGGCGTTGGCGCTGGCGCTGGTCGGATGCGGCCAGCAGGAAGGCGAGGCCCCGGCGGCCGATGCGCCCCAGCAGGAGCAGCAGACCTCTGGGGCTCCCGCAGCGGAAGCAACGGCGTCCGGTCCGGTCACCTTCACCGACGATATGGGCAGTGAGGTTACCGTGGACGACCCGCAGCGGGTCGTGGCCTGCATGGGCAGTTTCGCGAACGCCTGGGAGCTGGCCGGGGGCACGCTCGTGGGCGTTTCCGACGATGCGCTCACGGCTGCCGGCTGGACCATCGAGAGCCCGGATGTGGCCACGGTAGGGGACTTCACGGCGGTGAATCTCGAGGCCATCATGGCGCTTAACCCCGATTTCGTCATCATGACGAGCGGCACCGGCGGCCGCGGCGGCGACTCCAGCCAGGTCGACCTGCGCGACGCGCTTGTGGGCGCGGGCATCCCCGTGGCCTACTTCGAGGTGACCACCTTCGACGACTACGAGCGCCTCATGCGCACCTTCACCGACATCACCGGGCGCGCGGACCTCTACGAGCAGAACGTCGCGAAGGTGGCCGAGGCCATCGACGGCATCGTGGGCGCGGTGCCGGCCGAGAACCCGCCGACGGCGCTTTTGCTCACCACGTTCTCCGGCGGCACCCGCGTGCAGAGCTCCGGCACCCAGACCGGCGCCATGATGGCCGACCTCGGCGTGAACAACCTCGCTGACGAGAACAAGAGTCTCCTGAAGGACTTCAGCTTGGAGGCGGTTATCGAGATGGACCCGGACTTCATCTTCGTCATTCCCATGGGCAACGACACCGAGGCGGCCATGCGCAACCTCGAGGAGGCCACGGCGGCCAATCCGGCGTGGGGCTCGCTTTCCGCCGTGCAGAACGGCCGCTACATCACCTTGGACCCGACGCTGTACCTCGCAAAGCCCAACGCCCAGTGGGGTGCGGCCTACCAGGGGCTCTTCGATAACCTCTACGGGCAGAACTAG
- a CDS encoding helix-turn-helix domain-containing protein — translation MGNLLKDIRKGREDRSLYLRGILPYLFALGCARAWVTLAVAAPALALPAAFDLHDVFDYSFCLISIAAALAARRLLPLNATGRMRAASAALMTGASLCLIAAGTGLVGGPAAVVLVAAGAAAGGAGFGLFLLLWAEVLSCISLIRIFLYTTASQLVAVVCVFFCDGLDDLRVACALVILPPVALLCLRRAFSALPAADRPSPVIPKFTYPWKIFVLLALYSFAYGLRQHQLAAGAGMHSSVSTAIVMAVLFASAYFFSNRFNIGTLYRSPLVLIVCGFLLVPVEGVFGTAASSYLISMSYSLVGIIVALLLYDISKRLGVTVVIFAAIKGAEQVFVIWGKGVAEAMAAAGMNAGAQDAVIAVAVVAMMLAATLILLSEKELASRWGVRILDAGGLVEKTPEELRRDERAAELAEHARLTPRETEILALVAQGKNGPAIMQELFIAEGTFKAHMSHIYEKCGVANRRELVALLGAR, via the coding sequence ATGGGGAATCTGCTGAAGGACATACGGAAGGGGAGGGAGGATCGCTCCCTGTACCTGCGGGGCATCTTGCCCTACCTGTTCGCGCTCGGTTGCGCCCGCGCTTGGGTGACGCTGGCCGTGGCGGCGCCGGCCCTCGCGCTGCCGGCCGCCTTCGATCTGCACGACGTCTTCGATTACTCGTTCTGTCTGATCTCCATCGCGGCGGCGCTCGCCGCGCGCCGCCTTCTGCCGCTGAACGCCACGGGGCGGATGCGCGCAGCGTCGGCGGCGTTGATGACGGGGGCGTCGCTCTGCCTCATCGCCGCCGGCACTGGCCTGGTCGGAGGGCCCGCGGCCGTCGTCCTTGTGGCCGCGGGCGCGGCGGCGGGAGGCGCGGGCTTCGGCCTCTTCCTGCTTCTGTGGGCCGAGGTCCTAAGCTGCATCTCGCTCATCCGCATTTTCCTGTATACGACGGCCTCCCAGCTGGTGGCCGTCGTCTGCGTGTTCTTCTGCGACGGCCTGGACGATTTGCGCGTGGCCTGCGCTTTGGTGATCCTGCCGCCGGTGGCGCTGCTCTGCCTGCGCCGGGCCTTCTCGGCGCTGCCCGCCGCCGATCGCCCCTCGCCGGTCATTCCGAAGTTCACCTACCCGTGGAAGATCTTCGTGCTTCTGGCCCTGTACTCCTTCGCCTACGGGCTGCGCCAGCACCAGCTGGCCGCCGGCGCCGGCATGCACTCGTCGGTCTCGACGGCCATCGTCATGGCGGTGCTGTTCGCGAGCGCCTACTTCTTCTCGAACCGCTTCAATATCGGGACGCTGTACCGCTCGCCGCTCGTGCTCATCGTGTGCGGCTTTCTGCTCGTGCCCGTCGAGGGCGTCTTCGGCACGGCGGCGTCCAGCTATCTCATCTCCATGAGCTACTCGCTCGTGGGCATTATCGTGGCGCTGCTTCTGTACGACATCTCGAAGCGTCTCGGGGTCACGGTCGTCATCTTCGCCGCCATCAAAGGCGCCGAGCAGGTGTTCGTCATCTGGGGTAAGGGGGTCGCCGAGGCCATGGCCGCGGCCGGCATGAACGCCGGCGCCCAGGACGCGGTCATCGCGGTTGCGGTGGTGGCCATGATGCTGGCGGCGACGCTCATCCTGCTGTCCGAGAAGGAGCTGGCGAGCCGCTGGGGCGTGCGCATCCTGGATGCGGGCGGCCTCGTGGAGAAGACCCCGGAAGAGCTGCGGCGCGACGAGCGGGCGGCCGAGCTGGCCGAGCACGCCCGCCTCACCCCGCGGGAGACCGAGATTCTGGCGCTGGTGGCCCAGGGCAAGAACGGCCCGGCCATCATGCAGGAGCTGTTCATCGCCGAGGGCACCTTCAAGGCCCATATGAGCCACATCTACGAGAAGTGCGGCGTCGCGAATCGCCGCGAGCTCGTGGCGCTTTTGGGCGCGAGATAG
- a CDS encoding ECF transporter S component, whose product MANKPTTHPAVGSSTVRPAKAPTAQKTMANTNRWSTRVLVTIALLCAISVLLSFVEFPLLPGVAWLSYDASIMPAAVCGFAYGPAAGLACGIISVVAHGILFADFTGALMNLLVVIGFILPSALVYKKIHTLKGAIIGLLLGIVFAVVMAVLGNLVVTPAWLGVPLDAVVAMIVPILIPFNLLKGLLNAILTLIVYKAISNLITPKKDQVKGR is encoded by the coding sequence ATGGCCAACAAACCCACGACTCACCCCGCTGTCGGTTCCTCCACCGTGCGCCCCGCCAAGGCGCCCACGGCCCAGAAGACCATGGCGAACACGAACCGCTGGTCTACCCGCGTGCTCGTGACCATCGCGCTTCTGTGCGCCATCTCGGTGCTCTTGTCCTTCGTCGAGTTCCCGCTTCTGCCCGGCGTGGCGTGGCTGTCCTACGACGCCTCCATCATGCCCGCGGCGGTCTGCGGCTTTGCCTACGGCCCGGCGGCGGGTCTCGCCTGCGGCATCATCTCGGTGGTGGCCCACGGCATCCTCTTCGCCGACTTCACCGGCGCCCTCATGAACCTGCTCGTGGTCATCGGCTTCATCCTGCCCTCGGCGCTCGTGTACAAGAAGATCCACACCCTGAAGGGCGCCATCATCGGCCTTCTGCTCGGCATCGTGTTCGCCGTCGTCATGGCCGTGCTCGGCAACCTCGTGGTCACCCCGGCCTGGCTCGGCGTGCCGCTCGATGCCGTCGTGGCCATGATCGTGCCCATCCTCATCCCGTTCAACCTGCTGAAGGGCCTTTTGAACGCCATTCTGACGCTTATCGTCTACAAGGCCATCTCGAACCTCATCACCCCGAAGAAAGACCAGGTTAAGGGCCGCTAA
- a CDS encoding ABC transporter ATP-binding protein gives MTERAIQGERTSCARLADAKARASECAIRYEDLSFSYRAGAPFMEGLSAAIPVGAVTSIVGPNGCGKSTLVKLAAGLLRPVAGRVEVAGRDTSALVPRERARLMAVLAQSSRVPPMTVEALVACGRQPYVGWGGRLGPDDRAAVEAAMERAGVAVFRNHDLRQLSGGERQRVHLARTLAQDTDLIVLDEPTTYLDISACHDLMALVRDLNRREGKTVAMVIHDLDLALRYSDYLVVMRKGRVAAQGPTDEVLASGAVGDAFQMDICPHDRPHPSVPGEGVGTISYTESNAGAEAVREAERGYVLYPRSR, from the coding sequence TTGACTGAGCGTGCCATTCAGGGCGAGAGGACGTCGTGCGCGCGTCTCGCCGACGCTAAGGCGCGCGCGTCGGAGTGCGCCATCCGCTACGAGGACCTCTCGTTCTCCTACAGGGCGGGCGCCCCCTTCATGGAGGGGCTTTCCGCCGCCATTCCCGTCGGCGCGGTGACGAGCATCGTCGGCCCCAACGGCTGCGGGAAATCGACGTTGGTGAAGTTGGCTGCCGGCCTTTTGCGCCCTGTGGCGGGACGGGTGGAAGTGGCCGGCCGCGACACCAGTGCGCTTGTTCCTCGCGAGCGGGCGCGGCTGATGGCGGTGTTGGCTCAGAGCTCGCGCGTGCCTCCCATGACTGTGGAGGCCCTGGTGGCCTGCGGGCGGCAGCCGTACGTGGGCTGGGGCGGCCGCCTCGGCCCCGACGACCGCGCGGCCGTGGAAGCCGCCATGGAACGGGCCGGGGTCGCGGTCTTCCGCAATCACGACCTGCGCCAGCTTTCCGGCGGCGAGCGCCAGCGAGTGCATCTGGCCCGAACGCTCGCCCAGGACACCGACCTCATCGTGCTGGACGAGCCCACCACCTATCTGGATATCAGCGCCTGCCACGACCTCATGGCCCTCGTGCGCGACTTGAACCGCCGCGAGGGCAAGACCGTCGCCATGGTCATCCACGATTTGGATCTTGCCCTGCGCTACTCCGATTACCTCGTGGTGATGCGGAAGGGGAGGGTCGCCGCCCAGGGCCCGACCGACGAGGTGCTCGCCTCGGGCGCCGTCGGCGACGCCTTCCAAATGGACATCTGCCCCCACGACCGCCCGCATCCGTCCGTGCCCGGCGAAGGTGTCGGAACGATTTCGTATACGGAGAGCAATGCGGGCGCTGAAGCTGTCCGCGAAGCCGAGCGCGGCTACGTCCTGTACCCCCGCAGCCGCTAA
- a CDS encoding FecCD family ABC transporter permease, which translates to MGSVSRNIVVVAATAVFLAAVTAAALMLGASSVSLPELATWLFGGDVSATARNILENVRVPRVLAALLAGAALAASGALIQACLDNPLASPNVIGVNSGAGLAVLLAASLVPGALWLTPLAAFAGALATALIIFALSLGTGLSRLTVVLAGIAITTVFGAGMNTILIVDPDAYIGSSTFLVGGLSGILMRDLAWPAAYIAVGLAAALAGAAKLNILSLGDEAAHSLGVNVRAVRLGMLAVAAVLAGAAVSFAGLIGFVGLVVPHLMRFFVGHDNRWVVPASALAGAAFVVGCDLLARVLFAPYELPVGILLAFIGGPFFIYLILKNKGGGLD; encoded by the coding sequence ATGGGTTCTGTCTCCCGCAACATCGTCGTCGTTGCCGCGACCGCCGTCTTTCTTGCGGCGGTCACGGCGGCGGCGCTCATGCTCGGCGCCTCCTCGGTGAGCCTGCCGGAGCTGGCGACGTGGCTTTTCGGCGGCGACGTCTCCGCCACGGCCCGCAACATCTTGGAGAACGTCCGCGTGCCGCGGGTACTGGCGGCCCTTCTGGCCGGTGCCGCCCTGGCCGCCTCTGGCGCGCTTATCCAGGCGTGCCTGGACAACCCGCTGGCGAGCCCCAACGTCATCGGCGTGAACTCCGGTGCGGGGCTTGCCGTGCTGCTGGCCGCCTCGCTCGTTCCCGGGGCGCTGTGGCTCACGCCGCTGGCGGCCTTCGCCGGGGCGCTCGCGACGGCGCTCATCATCTTCGCGCTGTCGCTGGGCACGGGACTCAGCCGCCTTACCGTGGTCCTCGCCGGCATCGCCATCACCACCGTGTTCGGCGCGGGCATGAACACCATCCTCATCGTTGACCCGGACGCCTACATCGGCTCGTCCACCTTCCTCGTGGGCGGCCTGTCCGGGATCCTTATGCGCGATCTGGCGTGGCCGGCCGCCTACATCGCCGTGGGCCTGGCGGCGGCGCTGGCGGGCGCGGCGAAGCTGAACATCCTCTCGCTCGGCGACGAGGCGGCCCACAGCCTGGGCGTGAACGTGCGCGCCGTGCGCCTGGGGATGCTCGCCGTGGCCGCCGTGCTCGCCGGCGCGGCCGTGAGCTTCGCGGGCCTTATCGGATTTGTGGGGCTGGTGGTGCCGCATCTCATGCGCTTCTTCGTGGGTCACGACAACCGCTGGGTGGTGCCGGCGTCCGCCTTGGCCGGCGCGGCCTTCGTCGTGGGATGCGACCTTCTGGCCCGGGTGCTGTTCGCCCCCTACGAGCTGCCCGTGGGCATTCTGCTCGCCTTCATCGGCGGCCCCTTCTTCATCTACCTCATCCTGAAGAACAAAGGAGGCGGCCTTGACTGA
- a CDS encoding energy-coupling factor transporter ATPase: protein MSTDVFVDFRDAAFTYDGEAFVFRHLNLTVPQGQFLCLLGGNGSGKSTLAKHINALLLPDEGEVVVFGCDTRDAEQTYFIRSNAGLVFQNPDDQLVASLIENDVAFGPENLGIPNPELRERVTRALAEVGLQGFEAHETNALSGGQKQRVAIAGVLAMDPAILILDEATAMLDPRGRAGLMRVVRELHERGMTVVMITHFMEEAAAADRVVVLDGGEVRMDGAPEEVLVRADELRALSLEVPFACRLSLELQAAGVPVSTCITDDALKEELCALRSKM from the coding sequence ATGAGCACCGATGTCTTCGTCGACTTCCGCGATGCCGCCTTCACCTACGATGGGGAGGCCTTCGTCTTCCGCCACTTGAACCTGACGGTGCCCCAGGGGCAGTTTTTGTGCCTGCTCGGCGGCAACGGCTCGGGGAAGTCCACCCTGGCCAAGCACATCAACGCGCTGCTTCTGCCCGACGAGGGCGAGGTGGTCGTGTTCGGCTGCGACACCCGCGACGCGGAGCAGACCTACTTCATCCGTTCCAACGCGGGGCTGGTCTTCCAGAACCCCGACGACCAGCTGGTGGCGAGCCTCATCGAGAACGACGTCGCCTTCGGCCCGGAGAACCTCGGCATCCCGAACCCCGAGCTGCGCGAGCGCGTGACCCGGGCGCTCGCCGAAGTGGGCCTGCAGGGCTTCGAGGCCCACGAGACCAATGCGCTCTCGGGCGGTCAGAAGCAGCGCGTGGCCATCGCCGGGGTGCTCGCCATGGATCCGGCCATCCTCATTCTGGACGAGGCCACGGCCATGCTCGATCCGCGCGGGCGCGCCGGGCTCATGCGCGTCGTGCGCGAGCTGCACGAGCGCGGCATGACCGTCGTGATGATCACCCACTTCATGGAGGAGGCGGCCGCCGCCGACCGCGTGGTGGTGCTCGACGGCGGCGAGGTGCGTATGGACGGCGCCCCGGAAGAGGTGCTCGTGCGCGCCGACGAGCTGCGCGCGCTTTCCCTGGAAGTGCCCTTCGCCTGCCGGCTCTCGCTCGAGCTGCAGGCCGCCGGCGTGCCCGTTTCCACCTGCATCACCGACGACGCCCTGAAGGAGGAGCTATGCGCCTTGCGTTCGAAGATGTGA
- a CDS encoding protein translocase subunit SecDF yields the protein MALERNVKKKPARTADRRNVWLLILTTLLIVVSAVLFTPPNEKINQGLDIQGGLSVVLTAKSTDGQPVTPEDMEKSRAIIESRVNALGASEATVQEQGSDQILVQIPGLADTEEALATIGRTGSLEFARLDSFTDEDTRNAIDSGQTSGEGTVTDEFGNAFPSGQVQHMAVEPGTYTPIVTGADITNVTIGRESEGSTYYSVNITLNSQGAKAFADASRDLVADHGKIVIILDGEVQSAPAVQSEIPNGEVSITGQYSLEDAKALQTILESGSLPVSFEYAQSQVVGPTLGQDALVSGVIVALIGLALVMLYLLFFYKGLGIITAAAMGVFAVLYLGILAALSAFHLFSLSLAGIAGIVLTIGMAADSSILTVERFREEIRMGRSVKAASITGVKHAIFTSIDADLVTMVSALCLFFLAAASVKGFGMTLALGIICDIAMMLIFKAPLIRLLAPKVIARHPGFWGIKDSIDASKGYAELAAAEGVPEAEAEAGAQMNAAETRVIAEGEGEPGSVAVTAVRKIKGRFIKRDINFLGYRKVFLTVAAVAMVACLAIVGFRGLNFGIEFVGGTSVAFHGTGDITTEQMREAFNDAGEPDAVIQTTETGGEPGFLVRTTTTSAEDATAHANQVAEALGMTSSDFEVTTIGPDWGASVIQSSLIAFLVSILLIIVYIAIRFEYKMGVMAIVALFHDLILVVGIYALVGREVNPNTIAALLTILGYSLYDTVVVFHRINDNMKGEDIRCTFMTMANHSMNQVFIRTINTTLTSFIPVFAMLLFGGETLKDFAFAMAIGLIAGSYSSVAIACPLYCLWKTREPKFAKLQKKYGTEVGLFEFDHSASTGIAQVPLARLEANARAEAYVAEQKEATGEAPDAAAVAAAAKPKPVNNKKKKHRHGRAQ from the coding sequence ATGGCATTGGAACGCAACGTCAAGAAGAAGCCGGCCCGTACGGCGGATCGCCGCAACGTGTGGCTGCTCATCCTCACCACCCTGCTCATCGTCGTGTCGGCGGTGCTGTTCACCCCGCCCAACGAGAAGATCAACCAGGGCCTCGACATTCAAGGCGGCCTGTCGGTGGTGCTCACGGCGAAGTCCACGGACGGCCAGCCGGTCACCCCCGAGGACATGGAGAAGTCCCGCGCCATCATCGAGAGCCGCGTGAACGCGTTGGGCGCCTCGGAGGCCACGGTGCAGGAGCAGGGCTCCGACCAGATTCTCGTGCAGATCCCCGGCCTGGCCGACACGGAGGAGGCGCTCGCCACCATCGGGCGCACCGGCTCGCTGGAGTTCGCCCGGCTTGACTCGTTCACCGACGAGGACACCCGCAACGCCATCGACTCCGGCCAGACCTCCGGCGAGGGCACGGTGACCGACGAGTTCGGCAACGCCTTCCCCTCGGGCCAGGTGCAGCACATGGCCGTGGAGCCGGGCACCTACACGCCCATCGTCACCGGCGCCGACATCACCAACGTCACCATCGGCCGCGAGAGCGAGGGCAGCACCTACTACAGCGTGAACATCACGTTGAACTCTCAGGGAGCCAAGGCCTTCGCCGACGCCTCGCGCGATCTGGTGGCCGACCACGGCAAGATCGTCATCATCCTAGACGGCGAGGTGCAATCCGCCCCGGCCGTGCAGTCCGAGATTCCCAACGGCGAGGTGTCCATCACCGGCCAGTACTCTTTGGAAGACGCCAAGGCGCTGCAGACCATCCTGGAGTCCGGCTCGCTGCCGGTGTCCTTCGAGTACGCCCAATCCCAGGTCGTCGGCCCCACCTTGGGCCAGGACGCGCTCGTCTCCGGCGTCATCGTGGCCCTTATCGGCCTGGCGCTTGTCATGCTGTACCTGCTGTTCTTCTACAAGGGGCTCGGCATCATCACCGCCGCGGCCATGGGCGTGTTCGCCGTGCTTTACCTCGGCATCCTGGCGGCCCTTTCCGCCTTCCACCTGTTCAGCCTCTCTTTGGCGGGCATTGCCGGCATCGTGCTGACCATCGGCATGGCGGCGGACTCCTCCATCCTCACGGTGGAGCGCTTCCGCGAGGAGATCCGCATGGGCCGCTCGGTGAAGGCGGCCTCCATCACCGGCGTGAAGCACGCCATCTTCACCTCCATCGACGCCGACCTCGTGACCATGGTCTCGGCGCTGTGCCTGTTCTTCCTCGCCGCCGCCTCCGTCAAGGGCTTCGGCATGACGCTGGCCTTGGGCATCATCTGCGACATCGCCATGATGCTCATCTTCAAGGCACCGCTCATCCGCCTGCTGGCGCCGAAGGTCATCGCGAGGCACCCCGGCTTCTGGGGCATCAAGGACTCCATCGACGCGTCGAAGGGTTACGCCGAACTGGCCGCTGCCGAGGGCGTGCCTGAGGCCGAGGCCGAGGCCGGCGCCCAGATGAACGCCGCCGAGACCCGCGTCATCGCCGAGGGCGAGGGCGAGCCGGGCTCGGTTGCCGTCACCGCCGTGCGCAAGATCAAGGGCCGCTTCATCAAGCGCGACATCAACTTCCTCGGCTACCGCAAGGTGTTCCTCACCGTGGCCGCCGTGGCCATGGTGGCCTGCCTTGCCATCGTGGGCTTCCGCGGCCTGAACTTCGGCATCGAGTTCGTTGGCGGCACGTCGGTGGCCTTCCACGGCACCGGCGACATCACCACCGAGCAGATGCGCGAGGCCTTCAACGACGCCGGCGAGCCGGATGCCGTCATCCAGACCACCGAGACCGGCGGCGAGCCCGGCTTCCTCGTGCGCACCACGACCACCTCGGCCGAGGACGCCACGGCCCACGCCAACCAGGTGGCCGAGGCGCTCGGCATGACCTCGAGCGACTTCGAAGTGACCACCATCGGCCCGGACTGGGGCGCAAGCGTCATCCAGAGCTCGCTCATCGCCTTCCTCGTGTCCATCCTGCTCATCATCGTCTACATCGCCATCCGCTTCGAGTACAAGATGGGCGTCATGGCCATTGTCGCGCTGTTCCACGACCTCATCCTGGTGGTGGGCATCTACGCGCTCGTGGGTCGCGAGGTGAACCCGAACACCATCGCCGCGCTGCTCACGATCCTCGGCTACTCGCTCTACGACACCGTGGTCGTGTTCCACCGCATCAACGACAACATGAAGGGCGAGGACATCCGTTGCACCTTTATGACCATGGCCAACCACTCCATGAACCAGGTGTTCATCCGCACCATCAACACGACGCTCACCTCGTTCATCCCGGTGTTCGCCATGCTCTTGTTCGGCGGCGAGACGCTGAAGGACTTCGCGTTCGCCATGGCCATCGGCCTTATCGCCGGCTCGTACTCGTCCGTCGCCATCGCGTGCCCCCTGTACTGCCTGTGGAAGACGCGCGAGCCGAAGTTCGCGAAGCTGCAGAAGAAGTACGGCACGGAAGTGGGCCTGTTCGAGTTCGACCACTCCGCTTCCACGGGCATCGCCCAGGTGCCGCTGGCGCGCCTTGAGGCCAACGCGCGCGCCGAGGCCTACGTAGCTGAGCAGAAGGAAGCGACCGGCGAGGCGCCCGACGCCGCAGCGGTGGCGGCGGCCGCCAAGCCCAAGCCGGTGAACAACAAGAAAAAGAAGCACCGCCACGGAAGGGCGCAGTAA
- a CDS encoding response regulator transcription factor: MIFVADPASAFTLREQQILYYIAGGLSNKEIAGRLSLSEQTVKAHLSHMTTKCGRANRAALVAYGFETGLLRRR; the protein is encoded by the coding sequence ATGATCTTCGTCGCCGACCCTGCCTCCGCGTTCACCTTGCGCGAGCAGCAGATCCTCTACTACATTGCCGGCGGTCTCTCGAACAAGGAGATCGCCGGGCGGCTCTCCCTCTCCGAGCAGACGGTGAAGGCGCACCTGTCCCATATGACCACGAAGTGCGGTCGCGCGAACCGCGCGGCGCTTGTGGCCTACGGCTTCGAAACCGGTCTGCTGCGCCGCCGCTGA
- the nirJ2 gene encoding putative heme d1 biosynthesis radical SAM protein NirJ2, whose protein sequence is MIVSWMTTNQCNLKCVHCYQDAEEATERELSTDEAKKMIDEIARAGFKIMIFSGGEPLLRPDIYELVAHAASRGLRPVFGSNGTLITDEVACRLKDAGACAMGISVDSLDAEKHDRFRGLPNAHALTLAGIEACKRAGLPFQLHTTVVDWNRDEVCAITDFAEEIGAVAHYIFFLIPVGRGEYIQETSLEVLENEALLREIMEKSAEVSIDVKPTCAPQFTRVAKQLGVETRFTRGCLAGLTYCVVGSEGIVRPCAYMTEGAGDVRVQPFDEIWKTSPVFERLRTQAYSGACGTCDYKDGCGGCRARAAYYHDGDILAQDDYCAHGQQLDVHSAIAE, encoded by the coding sequence ATGATCGTATCGTGGATGACCACGAACCAATGCAACTTGAAGTGCGTCCACTGCTACCAGGACGCCGAGGAGGCCACCGAGCGCGAACTTTCCACCGATGAAGCGAAGAAGATGATCGACGAGATCGCCCGGGCGGGCTTCAAGATCATGATCTTCTCCGGTGGCGAGCCGCTTTTGCGTCCCGACATCTACGAGCTGGTGGCCCATGCGGCCTCCCGCGGTTTGCGCCCGGTGTTCGGCAGCAACGGCACGCTCATCACCGACGAGGTGGCTTGCCGCCTGAAGGACGCCGGCGCCTGCGCCATGGGCATCTCGGTGGACAGCCTCGATGCGGAAAAGCACGACCGGTTCCGCGGGCTGCCCAACGCCCACGCCCTCACCCTCGCTGGCATCGAGGCCTGCAAGCGCGCCGGCCTGCCCTTCCAGCTGCACACCACCGTGGTCGATTGGAACCGCGATGAGGTGTGCGCCATCACTGACTTCGCCGAAGAGATCGGCGCCGTGGCCCACTACATCTTCTTCCTGATCCCCGTCGGCCGCGGCGAGTACATCCAGGAGACGAGCTTGGAAGTGCTGGAAAACGAGGCGCTCCTTCGCGAGATCATGGAGAAGTCGGCGGAAGTGTCCATCGACGTGAAGCCCACCTGCGCGCCGCAGTTCACCCGCGTGGCGAAGCAGCTGGGCGTGGAAACCCGCTTTACCCGCGGCTGCTTGGCGGGGCTCACCTACTGCGTCGTGGGCAGCGAGGGGATCGTGCGTCCTTGCGCCTACATGACCGAGGGGGCCGGCGACGTGCGCGTGCAGCCCTTCGACGAGATTTGGAAGACGAGCCCGGTGTTCGAGCGCCTACGCACCCAGGCCTACTCCGGCGCCTGCGGGACGTGCGACTACAAGGACGGCTGCGGCGGCTGCCGCGCCCGGGCCGCCTACTACCACGACGGCGACATCCTGGCCCAAGACGACTACTGCGCCCATGGCCAACAACTTGACGTTCATTCGGCCATTGCCGAATGA